Proteins from one Nevskiales bacterium genomic window:
- a CDS encoding site-specific integrase, which translates to MPLTDATIRNAKPGPKTPHLVPIPRQALAILKDLYPLTGHLPGGWVFPGARSPMRPMSEAAINAAYRRLGIDTREELTGHGWRAVARTFLHERLNYPAEVIEHQLAHAVPDALGRAYNRTQFAAQRREMMQAWADYLDVLKAGGL; encoded by the coding sequence GTGCCCCTGACCGACGCCACCATCCGCAACGCCAAGCCAGGCCCCAAGACCCCGCACCTGGTGCCGATCCCCCGCCAAGCCCTGGCGATCCTCAAAGACCTGTACCCGCTGACAGGACACTTGCCCGGTGGGTGGGTATTCCCCGGAGCCCGAAGCCCCATGCGGCCCATGTCGGAGGCCGCCATCAACGCCGCCTATCGCCGGTTGGGGATCGATACTCGCGAGGAACTGACCGGCCATGGCTGGCGTGCCGTGGCCAGAACCTTTCTGCATGAGCGGTTGAACTACCCGGCGGAAGTGATCGAGCACCAGTTGGCTCATGCCGTGCCCGACGCCTTGGGACGCGCCTACAACAGAACGCAATTTGCCGCGCAACGTCGGGAGATGATGCAGGCCTGGGCGGATTACCTGGACGTCCTGAAGGCGGGCGGATTGTGA